Within Pseudomonas sp. LBUM920, the genomic segment CCAGCACTTCCTGGCGAGCGGTTTCGTCCAGGCCCGGTGCCGGAGCTTCTTCCAGTACCTTCTGGTGACGACGTTGCAGCGAGCAATCGCGGTCGCCCAGGTGGATGGCGTGGCCCTGGCCGTCGGACAGTACCTGCACTTCCACGTGACGTGGGTTGGTCAGGTACTTCTCCAGGTAGACCATCGGGTTGCCGAACCAGGCAGCCGCTTCGGAGCGGGTCTGCTTGGCGGCTTCGATCAGGTCTTCTTCCTTGTGCACCACGCGCATGCCGCGACCACCACCGCCACCGGCGGCCTTGATGATCACCGGGTAACCGACTTCGCGACCAATGCGCAGAGCGGTTGCCTCGTCTTCAGGCAGTGGGCCATCGGAACCTGGAACGGTTGGCACGCCGGCAGCGATCATGGCGTCCTTGGCCGATACCTTGTCGCCCATCAGGCGAATGGTTTCGGCTTTCGGGCCGATGAAGGCAAACCCGGATTTTTCCACTTGTTCGGCGAAGTCGGCGTTTTCCGCAAGGAAACCGTAGCCTGGGTGGATGCCATCAGCGCCGGTCACTTCAGCGGCCGCGATGATGTTGGAGACCTTCAGGTACGAGTTGGTCGCCAGTGGCGGGCCGATGCAGATGCTCTCGTCCGCCAGTTTCACGTGCATCAATTCGGTATCGGCCGTCGAGTAAACAGCGACGGTCTTGATGCCCTCTTCCTTACAGGCGCGCAGGATACGCAGCGCGATCTCGCCGCGGTTGGCGATCAGGACTTTTTGCAGTTTCTTCGCAGGTTTCAACATCGAAGGCGCTCCGCGGTTCAAACGATGGTGAACAGCGGCTGGTCGTACTCAACCGGCTGACCGTTTTCTACCAGGATGGATTCGATGACGCCGGCTTTTTCAGCGGTGATGTGGTTCATCATCTTCATCGCTTCAACGATGCAGATGGTGTCGCCCACTTTCACGGTTGCGCCGACTTCAACGAAGGCTGGCGAGGTCGGTGCCGGGGTGCGGTAGAACGTACCGACCATTGGCGACTTGACCACGAAGCCGTTCAGTACAGGCGCGGCAGGTGCGGCTGGAGCAGCGGCAGCAGGTGCGGCGGCTGGAGCAGCAGCGGCCGGAGCCGGTGCTTGCATCTGTGGTGCGTAGAACTGTTGAGCCGGGGTCTTGCTGTGACGGCTGATCCGTACGGACTCTTCGCCTTCCTTGATTTCCAGCTCGTCGATACCGGATTCTTCCAGCAGTTCGATCAGTTTCTTAACTTTACGGATATCCATGAATCATCAACTCCCAAGGGTCGGTCAGGGGCGCTTGGCCGGTTGTTCAATGTGTTCCAGGGCGGCCTCCAGGGCCAGTCGGTAACCGCTGGCGCCAAGGCCGCAGATCACGCCTACCGCTACGTCGGAGAAGTAGGAGTGATGGCGGAAAGCTTCGCGTTTGTGCACGTTGGACAAATGCACTTCGATGAATGGGATGCTCACCGCCAGCAGCGCGTCACGTAATGCAACACTCGTGTGCGTAAAAGCGGCGGGATTGATCAGGATAAAGTCCACGCCTTCGCCGCGCGCGGCATGGATGCGATCAATCAATTCGTACTCGGCATTGCTTTGCAGGTAGAGCAAATGGTGGCCGGCCTCACGCGCCCGTCGTTCAAGATCGAGGTTGATCTGATCGAGGGTGACTGCCCCGTAGACGCCCGGTTCGCGGGTGCCGAGCAGGTTCAGGTTGGGTCCGTGAAGAACCAGTAAGGTCGCCATCGGCTGTTCCTTGTTATTGATGTGGGTACGTCAGAACCCGGCGACTATGCCGCAAAGCCTTTGTGACTGTCCAGTTCTATGCAGTAGGCAGCACGATTAGCGAGGATTGCGCAAAATTTGTGACTGGGGTGCAGTATCCAGTCATTGGCAACACTGTCTTGAATACTGTGGATGTCAAATGTGGGAGGGGGCTTGCCCCCGATGCGCTGCATTAGGCACACATGCAGTGAGTGACACACTGTCATCGGGGGCAAGCCCCCTCCCACTTTTTGCTCTCCATAGGGCAGGAGATGGGCTCAAACCCGGAACGCCTGAACCGCCGTGTTCAGCTGCCCACCCAGCACCAGCAGGTGTTCGCCCTGGCGGCGGCCCTGGCCGATGCGCAGCAGATTATCCTCACCCAGTTGGTGAATCCGCTCGCTGTTGTCGCGAATCTCACTGACGGCGCCACTCTGCTGCGCGGTCACATCGGCGATGCGCACCGCTGTGTCGGAGATGGTCTGAATTGCCCCGACGATTTCATCCAGCGCGCCATCCGCCGCCTGGGCTTGCTGGGCGGTGGCCTCAGCGTGTTCGACCTGGGTGCGCATGCCTTGCACTGACTGGTGGGCGGCGGTTTGCAGGCCGGCGATCAGGCTCTGGATTTCGGCCGTGGCACCGGCGGTGCGTTGCGCCAGCGAGCGGACCTCATCGGCTACCACGGCAAATCCGCGTCCGGCCTCACCGGCCCGTGCAGCCTCGATGGCGGCATTGAGCGCGAGCAGGTTGGTCTGGTCGGCAATCGCGCGAATCACCGTCAGCACGCCGCCGATGGTGGCAGACTCTTCGGCGAGTTTTTCGATCATCTGCGCGTTTTGCTGCACCTCGCCCACCAGAGCATGCAGCCCGGTCAGGCTCAGGCCGATCACCCGTTGGCCCTGTTCCACGGCCTGGCCTGCACTGCGGCTGGCGCCAGCCGCCTGGCTGGCATCACCGGCGACTTGCTGGATGGTCGCCTCCAGTTCACCCAGCGAATCACGGATCTGCGCCGTATCGCCGGCCTGGCGCTCAGCGCCGTCGTGCAACCCGCTGCTCAGTTCGGCGAGGGCGCGGCTGCTGCCGGCGACTTCTTCGGCATTGCCGCGAATGGTGCCCACCAAGTCCACCAGGTAAGCACGCAGGCGGTTAAGCGAGGCCTCGATGTCGTGGAGTTCACGGTTGGTCTTGCCCAAGGCAATCGACTGGCTGAAGTCGCCTTCGGCCCAAGTGGACAAGGCCGGTGCGAGGTTGGTCAGTACCCTTGCCAGCCGTCGTTGCAGCGTGTCGATCAGCAGTGCGATGAGCAAAATCAACCCGATCATCACGCCTTGCATCAGGCGCACTTCGCCCTGGATTCTGGCATGTTGGGCGCGAACAACGGGTTCCAGGCCGGCGATGGCTTGCTGCACGGCAGCAATCTTCACATGGGTGCTGTCGGCCAGCGCAGTGCGCAGCTGGATCTGATCGCGAGTGCGCTTGAGTTCGGCAGGGTAGCGGGTCAGCAGGCTGTTGAGTTCGCGTTTGAGGTCCACGCCGGTGTCCTGCACTTCGGCTTTTTCGCTGCTTTCCAGGCCCAGCATGGCGGAGAAATCATCCGCGCTGGACTCGGCGCTGGCCTTTACGCCCAGCAGCGGTAACTGCGCCAACAGGTCGGCCTGCGTGCGGATGCTGGCAACTTCGCGCTCGACTTCATCGGCCAGCTCTGCGCGCCCGCTGCTCACCAGCTTGTCGCGGGCCAGTGACAGTTTGCCCAAGTGCTGGGACGCGGCCAGCAGCGGCGGCAAGTAGCGTGCAGCGTCGGGTGAAGTGACGCCCGTGGCGTACTGGCTCAACTGTTCCAGATTCGCGCCCAGCTCACGTTCGGCTTGCAGCAGCAGCGCTTGTGGGTCGCCGGCCAGTTTGCCGGCGGCCAGCAGGTCGGTTTTGCTGAAGGTGTCCAGTTCGACCAGGCTGGGGCGCAGGTTCTGCGCGAGGTCCGCCGGCAGTTCATCGAGGTGCTGCAGGAGGTTTTCCAGGCTCTGACCGGCACTGCTCAAACGCAACGCGTCGCCGCTGGCCAGGTAGTCGTCGATATTGCGCGCGGCCTGATTCTGAAACGCCTGCGACAGGCCCAGGTAGCGCTCCATCAGCAAATAAGGCCGTTCCAGTGCGCGTTGCGACCACCATAGCGTCGCCCCGAGCGCCAGGCACACGGCCACCAGCAGAAGGGTATTTAAATTGGTCAGCAGCTTCAGGCGCATGCGTGGTTTCAACCGACAGCAAAAGATAAGTGCCTGAAGTTATTGCGTTTCCATTACAGAGTTATGACGGAATCGGTGGATTCCGGTGAAAAGATGGCACTTTGCTTTGATGTGCGCGCAGCCTGCACGCGGTTACGCCCGGCGTCCTTGGCGCGGTACAGCGCCTCGTCTGCCTGAGCGGCCATCATCAAGCTGTCGGAACCGTCGCACAGCTCCACCAGCCCGGCGCTGAAGGTGCACCACAAATCCTGCGGCTGGGCCGGGTAGTGAATTTCGGCAAACCGCCCACGGATTTCGTCCAGCACTTTGCAGGCCGATTCCAGGTCGGTGTCGGGCATCACGATGGCAAATTCTTCACCGCCGTAGCGGCCGATGTAGTCGGTCTTGCGCAAGCGCTGCTTGAGAAACAGCGCCAGGCTCTTGATCACGCGGTCGCCCATGGGGTGGCCGTGACTGTCGTTGACCCGCTTGAAGTGGTCAATGTCGAGCATGGCAAAGCTCAGCGGCTTGTTCTCGCGGCGCGCGCGAAAGCTGCAGTCTTCCAGCAGTTGCAGAATATGGGTGTGGTTGTACAGCCCGGTCAGGCTGTCGCGCACCATCCGTGCTTTAAGGTTGCGTGCACGCGCCGCGCGGTTGCGCACGGTGGTGATCAGGTGGCGCGGTTTGATCGGCTTGGTGAGGAAGTCGTCGCCGCCTTCGCTCATGGCGTCCAGTTGCTTGTCAAGGTCGTCTTCGGCCGACAGGTAAATGATCGGCACGCTGACGTAACGGTCATTGTGGCGGATCACTTTGGCCAGTTCGGTGCCGGTGCAGGCGGGCATGTACATGTCGAGGATGATCAGGTCCGGCTGGAAGTCCGCCAGTTCGGCCATCGCCTGGATCGGCTCGATCAAGGTGCGCGTGACGATCCCGGCGCTGTTGAGCAGGCGCTCGGTGTGCAGCGCCTGGGCGCGTGAGTCGTCGATGATCAGCACCTTATAGGGCTCGTACTGCGCGACGCAGGTCAGCACCTCGATCTTTTCCAGCAGGCTTGAGGCCTCAAGCGTGCCAGTGAGAAATTCCTGGCCGCCGGCGCGCACGGCAGCCAGGCGCGTCGGGGTGTCGGTTTCGTGCAGGCTGAAAAACAGCAGCGGCAGCTTTTGCTCCAGGCCTTCCTGAGCTTCGGCGGCGAGCTTGAGGCCCAGGCCTGCGCCGCAGAAATCCACATCCATCACGATGGCCGACGGCAGGCGCTCGGCCAGCGACGCGCGAAAGGCTGCCACGCTGTCCAGGGACTGGGCGCTCATGCCAAAGAATTCAAGCTGCTTGGCCAGGCGCTCGGCGCGGTCGTGATCGGCCAGCATCACGTAGATCGGCTTGCGCATGGGGGGCAGGAAAGTTTGTTCCAACTGGTCGCCCTGGCGCAGGCCGGTGCGGGACAGGCGCTGCATCAGGCGGTTGAGCTCGGTGATCACCTGGCTGCTCAGGCGGCCGCGATTTTCATCCACCGCCTTGAGGGACTCGCCGATGTGCCGCGCCAGTTGGCCGTGTTCCGGCTGCTCGAAACGCTCGGCAAAGCGCAGCAGGCGCAGGTTGGCTTCGCTGAGTTCGGACAGATCGGTGTTCGACCATTCGCTGCGTTGCAGGCGTTGCCAGATCTCAAGAATTTGACGTGCCTGATGAATTACCCGCTGGGCAAAATGGTGCTTGAGACGCTCACGGCTGGGGTCTTCTGGCTCGGTCATATCCTGACTACTAGTTAGGGTGCATGCTGAGGTCGACTGATGGCTCTATGCTAGCACCTCTTTTCTCCCACATGAGTGTCATACGTCAATTAAGTAGCAGTCTGGGCCATTCAGTTTTTGACCTGATGGTCGCGCTGCGTAAAAAGCGTGCTTCATTTATAGTCGAACATCCCCTGTGCGCCACTTTCGGTTAAAAGCCCCGCGCCGATGGGCACGATGGGTTAGGGTTGTGGTCGGAGTGTTTGAACGCACCCGGACAAATGACGTGCATGAACTCAAGTGATTGAAAGGATATCGCCATGCTGGACTGGAAAAACCGCGCAGGCAGTGCCAAAGGCCCCGCCCCTGAGCCCAAGTCGGCCAACCGTAGTTACTTTCGCAACCTGCTGATGAGCAAAGCCTTGCTCAGCGTGCTGGGTTTGTACCTGTTGGTCACCGGCGCCCTGGGTTGGTACTGGAGCGAAGAGCCGGCGCTGTTCCCGGTCCAGCAAAATGCCCAGCTTGCCGCCGAGAAGGAAGGCAAGCAGATGGTGGTGGGCTACACCACTGTCGAAACCCTCAAGACCGTGGTCGGCACCTTGCTGAACAAGCCTGGTGGCTACATTTCCAACGACCGTTTCCCGCCGGGCCTGTGGATGGACAACATGCCGAGCTGGGAATACGGCGTGCTGGTGCAGGTGCGTGACCTGACCCGTGCCCTGCGTAAAGACTTCGCCCGTTCCCAGTCGCAGTCGGCCGAAGACGCTGACTTGGCCAAGGCCGAGCCGCGTTTCAACTTCGATAACAAGAGCTGGGTGCTGCCTTCCAGCGAGTCGGAGTACCAGGAAGGCATCAATTCCCTGAGCCGCTATGAAGCGCGCCTGTCGGACCCGAACCAGCGCGGCGCGCTGTTCTACGCGCGTGCCGACAACCTGAACAACTGGCTGGGCGATGTCGCGACCCGCTTGGGTTCGCTGTCGCAACGCCTGTCGGCCAGTGTTGGCCGGGTGAAACTGAACACCGCACTGAAAACCGAAGCCCTGGCGCCTGGTGAAGTGCCGCAGGTCGATGAAGAAGTGGTGGAAACCCCATGGATGCAGATCGACAACGTGTTCTACGAGGCTCGTGGCCAGGCCTGGGCCTTGTCCCACCTGCTGCGCGCCATCGAAGTCGACTTTGCCGACGTGCTGGCCAAGAAAAACGCCACCGTCAGCGTGCGCCAGATCATTCGTGAGCTGGAGGCCTCGCAGGAGCCGGTGTGGAGCCCTATGATTCTGAACGGCAGTGGCTTTGGCATCCTCGCCAACCACTCGCTGGTCATGGCCAACTATATTTCCCGGGCAAACGCTGCAGTGATCGACTTGCGTCAGCTCCTCAACCAGGGGTGATGATGGACGCTACTCAAAAGGAGGCCGCGCACCGCGCGGCCTCCGACGCTGAACTGATCGCCTGGGTTGATGAGCATGACAACCTGCTCGGTACCCTGGTGCGATCCGACCTGCGCCGACGTGGCCTGATCGGCCGTTGCACCTTTATCTTCCTGTTCAATTCTGCCGGTGAGTTGTGTGTGCATCGGCGCACCCTGAGCAAAGCGATGTACCCGGGTTTCTGGGACACCGCAGCGGGCGGCATGGTGGCGGCCGGTGAGAGCTACGCCGATTCGGCGGTCCGTGAGCTGCAAGAAGAGCTCGGCGTTGCGGGCGTGGCGCTGGTCGAGCATGACCATTTCTACTTTGAGGATGGCGACAGCCGGCTCTGGTGCAAATCCTACTCTGCTGTCTGGGATGGCCCGTTGCGCCTGCAACCGGAAGAGGTGATGGAAGCGCGGTTTTTGCCCATTGACATTGTCCTGCAGGAAGCTGAACAAAAGCCTTACTGCCCGGACGCTCAAGAGGGCTTGCGGCGCTATCTGGCCTTGCGTCGCTAAAGTTGCATAAATTGGCGCTATTTGGCTCTTAGCAAGCCGGCTTTTTGCCGTTACACTGCGCGACTTTTCACCCGAACCACCTTTGCGGTTCGGTAGCGCTGCCCCTGCCTGAGTGGGGCTTCGCGGTCGGTAATGCTCCTGGTGAGCGCCGATCAGTCTTTGTCCTCCCAAGAGGATTGCCGGTGGCCAAAAAAGCCGCATCCTTCGCCGCCCTTGGTGGCCTGGTATTTTCCACCGACGCAGGTCGACACTGCCCGGACTGTCGTCAGCCCGTGGATTCGTGCACCTGCAAACAGACCCTGATCCCTGAAGGCGACGGTATTGCGCGCGTGCGACGCGAGAGCAAAGGCCGTGGCGGCAAGACGGTGACCACCATCACCGGCGTGCCGCTGGCCGAAGATGCCCTGAAGGAACTGGCTACCACGCTGAAAAAGCGCTGTGGCACCGGTGGCGCGTTGAAAGACGGCGTTATCGAGATCCAGGGCGATCACGTCGAGTTGCTGTTGGCCGAGCTGATCAAGCTGGGTTACAAGGCGAAGAAATCCGGCGGCTAGCAGCCTCTGTGAAACCCACCCCGATCGCCGGTTTGCTGAACGCGAACTGTCGTCTCCATGGTTTTCACAGAGCCTGTTCCTGACCGGTGTCTAAACTCTGTCCTGCGAGTGGGGTCTACCTTCCTTACAGGCAAATCGTCATTTTCATTCTTTAGACTTCGCCAGCCTTACAAGAAGGGTGTGGTGATCTTCGACTTTATATAGGGGACTTCGATGTCCGTACGACGCACACGCAAAGACGATGGCAGCCAATGGACAGTTGCGGACAGCCGCAGTGTTTACGGGATTCGCCATTGGGGGGCCGGGTATTTCGCGATCAATGAAGCCGGTCGCGTTGAAGTCCGTCCGAACGGCCCGAACAGCACGCCTGTCGATCTGTACGAACAAGTTGACGAGCTGCGCAAAAGCGGCCTGTCCTTGCCGCTGCTGGTGCGCTTCCCCGACATCCTGCAAGACCGCGTGCGCCAGCTGACCGGTGCGTTCGACGCGAACATCGAGCGCCTGGAATACCAGAGCAAGTACACCGCGCTGTACCCGATCAAGGTGAACCAGCAGGAAGCGGTGATCGAGAACATCATCGCCACCCAGGACGTTTCCATCGGCCTGGAAGCCGGCTCCAAGCCTGAGCTGCTGGCTGTGCTGGCCCTGGCACCGAAAGGCGGCACCATCGTCTGCAACGGTTACAAAGACCGTGAGTTCATCCGCCTCGCGCTGATGGGCCAGAAGCTGGGCCACAACGTGTTCATCGTGATCGAGAAAGAATCCGAAGTGGCGCTGGTGATCGAAGAGGCGGCCAACCTCAAGGTCAAGCCACAGGTCGGCCTGCGCGTGCGGTTGTCGTCCCTGGCGTCGAGCAAGTGGGCAGACACCGGTGGCGAAAAGTCCAAGTTCGGTTTGTCGGCGGCGCAACTGCTGTCGGTGGTCGAGCGCTTCCGCGCTGCCGGCCTGGACCAGGGCATCCGCCTGCTGCACTTCCACATGGGTTCGCAGATCGCCAACCTGGCCGACTATCAGCATGGGTTCAAGGAAGCCATTCGTTACTACGGCGAACTGCGCAACCTCGGTTTGCCGGTGGACCACATCGACGTCGGCGGCGGCCTGGGCGTGGACTACGACGGTACCCACTCGCGTAACGCCAGCTCGATCAACTACGACATGGATGACTACGCCGGCGTGGTCGTGGGCATGCTCAAGGAATTCTGCGACGCGCAGAGCCTGCCGCACCCGCATATCTTCTCCGAAAGCGGCCGTTCCCTGACCGCCCACCACGCCATGCTGGTGGTGCAAGTCACCGACGTCGAGAAACACAACGACGAAATCCCGCTGATCGAGAACAAGGAAAACCTGCCGGAAACCGTGCAGTGGCTGGTGGACCTGCTGGGCCCGACCGACATCGAGATGGTCACCGAAACTTACTGGCGTGCCACGCACTACATGAGCGACGTGGCCACCCAGTACGCCGACGGCAAGATCACCCTGGCGGAAAAAGCCTTGGCCGAGCAGTGCTACTTCGCGGTGTGCCGCCGCCTGCACGACTCGCTCAAAGCCCGTCAGCGTTCGCACCGCCAGGTGCTGGACGAGCTCAACGACAAGCTGGCCGACAAGTACATCTGCAACTTCTCGGTGTTCCAGAGCCTGCCGGACACCTGGGCGATCGGCCAGGTCCTGCCGATTCTGCCGCTGCACCGTCTCGACGAAGAGCCGCTGCGCCGCGCCGTGCTGCAAGACCTGACCTGCGACTCCGACGGCAAGATCAAGCAATACGTCGACGAGCAGAGCATCGAAACCAGTTTGCCGGTGCACGCCTTGAACGAAGGTGAAGACTACTTGCTGGGCATTTTCCTGGTGGGCGCTTACCAGGAAATCCTGGGCGACATGCACAACCTGTTCGGCGACACCGACTCGGTGAACATCTACCAGCGTGAAGACGGTTCGGTGTACAGCGCCGGGATCGAGACCCACGACACCATCGAAGACATGCTGCGCTATGTGCACTTGTCGCCGGAGGAGTTGATGACGCACTACCGTGACAAGTGCGCGAGCGCGAAGATCAGTGCGTCGGAGCGTACGCAGTTCCTCGACGCGTTGCGTCTTGGTTTGACGCGTTCTTCGTACCTGTCGTCGTGATCTAAGCTGATAGCAATCTAATGTGGGAGCGGGCTTGCTCGCGAAAAGCGGTACATCAGTCACACATGTGTTAACTGACCCACCGCCTTCGCGAGCAAGCCCGCTCCCACATTTAAATCTTCATTTGGCAGTGCCTTGCATGTGGGGTCTGAACGATGTCGAGCAAATGGCTGCAAGCCTTCACCCTGGCATTCGCCGCATTCCTGGCGGCCTGCTCCCCCATCAAAGTGCTCAACGCACTCACGCCCTCCAGCACCTTTACCAAAACCGCCTCCATTGCCTACGGCGATGACCCGCGCCAAACACTCGATGTCTACCGTCCGATCAAGGCATTGCCCAACACCCCGGTCGTGGTGTTTTTCTACGGCGGCAGCTGGAACAGCGGCGCCAAGGATGACTACGGTTTTGTCGGCGAGGCTCTGGCCTCACGCGGCATTGTGGTGGTGATCGCCGACTACCGGCTCTACCCGCAAGTGCGCTACCCCTCGTTTCTGCAGGACAACGCCCAGGCCGTCGCCTGGACTTATCAACACATCGCCGACTACGGCGCTGACCCCAGGCAGCTGTACCTGATGGGGCACAGCTCCGGCGCCTACAACGCGTCGATGCTGGCGCTGGATCCGCGCTGGCTTAAAGCAGTGAACCTGTCGCCCACAATGCTGAAGGGCTGGATCGGCCTGGCCGGGCCGTACGACTTCCTGCCGATTGAAAACCCTGACGTGAAGCCGGTGTTTTTCTTTCCTGACTCACCGCCGGATTCCCAGCCGATCAACCATGTCAGCCACGCTGCGCCGCCGAGTCTGTTGATCGCGTCGGTGAGCGACACGCTGGTCAACCCCACGCGCAACACCGGTGGGTTGGCGAAAAAACTGCGCACAGCGGATGTACCGGTTGAAGTGTTTTACTTCACCAAGACCAGCCACGCGACACTGGTGGCGTCTATCGCTCGGCCCTTACGCTGGCTGGCGCCGGTATTGGACCGCGTCACGGCCTTTATCCAAGCCACTGATTCTGCCGATTCAAGCGCCAGGCAATCGCCCACAAAGTAAGGCTGCGCAGGGCCATGAACAGCAGGAAGGTTATCCACAGGCCGTGGTTGCCGTACGGCTGCAGCGCCCAGGCGAAGGGCAGCAGCATCGCCACGGTGAGCAGC encodes:
- a CDS encoding methyl-accepting chemotaxis protein — protein: MIEKLAEESATIGGVLTVIRAIADQTNLLALNAAIEAARAGEAGRGFAVVADEVRSLAQRTAGATAEIQSLIAGLQTAAHQSVQGMRTQVEHAEATAQQAQAADGALDEIVGAIQTISDTAVRIADVTAQQSGAVSEIRDNSERIHQLGEDNLLRIGQGRRQGEHLLVLGGQLNTAVQAFRV
- the aroQ gene encoding type II 3-dehydroquinate dehydratase; the protein is MATLLVLHGPNLNLLGTREPGVYGAVTLDQINLDLERRAREAGHHLLYLQSNAEYELIDRIHAARGEGVDFILINPAAFTHTSVALRDALLAVSIPFIEVHLSNVHKREAFRHHSYFSDVAVGVICGLGASGYRLALEAALEHIEQPAKRP
- a CDS encoding PleD family two-component system response regulator, coding for MTEPEDPSRERLKHHFAQRVIHQARQILEIWQRLQRSEWSNTDLSELSEANLRLLRFAERFEQPEHGQLARHIGESLKAVDENRGRLSSQVITELNRLMQRLSRTGLRQGDQLEQTFLPPMRKPIYVMLADHDRAERLAKQLEFFGMSAQSLDSVAAFRASLAERLPSAIVMDVDFCGAGLGLKLAAEAQEGLEQKLPLLFFSLHETDTPTRLAAVRAGGQEFLTGTLEASSLLEKIEVLTCVAQYEPYKVLIIDDSRAQALHTERLLNSAGIVTRTLIEPIQAMAELADFQPDLIILDMYMPACTGTELAKVIRHNDRYVSVPIIYLSAEDDLDKQLDAMSEGGDDFLTKPIKPRHLITTVRNRAARARNLKARMVRDSLTGLYNHTHILQLLEDCSFRARRENKPLSFAMLDIDHFKRVNDSHGHPMGDRVIKSLALFLKQRLRKTDYIGRYGGEEFAIVMPDTDLESACKVLDEIRGRFAEIHYPAQPQDLWCTFSAGLVELCDGSDSLMMAAQADEALYRAKDAGRNRVQAARTSKQSAIFSPESTDSVITL
- the speA gene encoding arginine decarboxylase; this translates as MSVRRTRKDDGSQWTVADSRSVYGIRHWGAGYFAINEAGRVEVRPNGPNSTPVDLYEQVDELRKSGLSLPLLVRFPDILQDRVRQLTGAFDANIERLEYQSKYTALYPIKVNQQEAVIENIIATQDVSIGLEAGSKPELLAVLALAPKGGTIVCNGYKDREFIRLALMGQKLGHNVFIVIEKESEVALVIEEAANLKVKPQVGLRVRLSSLASSKWADTGGEKSKFGLSAAQLLSVVERFRAAGLDQGIRLLHFHMGSQIANLADYQHGFKEAIRYYGELRNLGLPVDHIDVGGGLGVDYDGTHSRNASSINYDMDDYAGVVVGMLKEFCDAQSLPHPHIFSESGRSLTAHHAMLVVQVTDVEKHNDEIPLIENKENLPETVQWLVDLLGPTDIEMVTETYWRATHYMSDVATQYADGKITLAEKALAEQCYFAVCRRLHDSLKARQRSHRQVLDELNDKLADKYICNFSVFQSLPDTWAIGQVLPILPLHRLDEEPLRRAVLQDLTCDSDGKIKQYVDEQSIETSLPVHALNEGEDYLLGIFLVGAYQEILGDMHNLFGDTDSVNIYQREDGSVYSAGIETHDTIEDMLRYVHLSPEELMTHYRDKCASAKISASERTQFLDALRLGLTRSSYLSS
- a CDS encoding alpha/beta hydrolase, whose translation is MSSKWLQAFTLAFAAFLAACSPIKVLNALTPSSTFTKTASIAYGDDPRQTLDVYRPIKALPNTPVVVFFYGGSWNSGAKDDYGFVGEALASRGIVVVIADYRLYPQVRYPSFLQDNAQAVAWTYQHIADYGADPRQLYLMGHSSGAYNASMLALDPRWLKAVNLSPTMLKGWIGLAGPYDFLPIENPDVKPVFFFPDSPPDSQPINHVSHAAPPSLLIASVSDTLVNPTRNTGGLAKKLRTADVPVEVFYFTKTSHATLVASIARPLRWLAPVLDRVTAFIQATDSADSSARQSPTK
- a CDS encoding translation initiation factor Sui1 produces the protein MAKKAASFAALGGLVFSTDAGRHCPDCRQPVDSCTCKQTLIPEGDGIARVRRESKGRGGKTVTTITGVPLAEDALKELATTLKKRCGTGGALKDGVIEIQGDHVELLLAELIKLGYKAKKSGG
- the accB gene encoding acetyl-CoA carboxylase biotin carboxyl carrier protein translates to MDIRKVKKLIELLEESGIDELEIKEGEESVRISRHSKTPAQQFYAPQMQAPAPAAAAPAAAPAAAAPAAPAAPVLNGFVVKSPMVGTFYRTPAPTSPAFVEVGATVKVGDTICIVEAMKMMNHITAEKAGVIESILVENGQPVEYDQPLFTIV
- the accC gene encoding acetyl-CoA carboxylase biotin carboxylase subunit, yielding MLKPAKKLQKVLIANRGEIALRILRACKEEGIKTVAVYSTADTELMHVKLADESICIGPPLATNSYLKVSNIIAAAEVTGADGIHPGYGFLAENADFAEQVEKSGFAFIGPKAETIRLMGDKVSAKDAMIAAGVPTVPGSDGPLPEDEATALRIGREVGYPVIIKAAGGGGGRGMRVVHKEEDLIEAAKQTRSEAAAWFGNPMVYLEKYLTNPRHVEVQVLSDGQGHAIHLGDRDCSLQRRHQKVLEEAPAPGLDETARQEVLARCVKACIDINYRGAGTFEFLYENGRFYFIEMNTRVQVEHPVSEMVTGIDIVKEMLSIAAGNVLSFTQDDVKIHGHSLECRINAEDPKTFIPSPGLVKHFHAPGGNGVRVDSHLYSGYKVPSNYDSLIGKLITWGATRDEAMARMRNALDEIVVDGIKTNIPLHRDLVRDEGFCEGGVNIHYLEHKLANQ
- a CDS encoding NUDIX hydrolase yields the protein MDATQKEAAHRAASDAELIAWVDEHDNLLGTLVRSDLRRRGLIGRCTFIFLFNSAGELCVHRRTLSKAMYPGFWDTAAGGMVAAGESYADSAVRELQEELGVAGVALVEHDHFYFEDGDSRLWCKSYSAVWDGPLRLQPEEVMEARFLPIDIVLQEAEQKPYCPDAQEGLRRYLALRR
- a CDS encoding DUF2333 family protein — encoded protein: MLDWKNRAGSAKGPAPEPKSANRSYFRNLLMSKALLSVLGLYLLVTGALGWYWSEEPALFPVQQNAQLAAEKEGKQMVVGYTTVETLKTVVGTLLNKPGGYISNDRFPPGLWMDNMPSWEYGVLVQVRDLTRALRKDFARSQSQSAEDADLAKAEPRFNFDNKSWVLPSSESEYQEGINSLSRYEARLSDPNQRGALFYARADNLNNWLGDVATRLGSLSQRLSASVGRVKLNTALKTEALAPGEVPQVDEEVVETPWMQIDNVFYEARGQAWALSHLLRAIEVDFADVLAKKNATVSVRQIIRELEASQEPVWSPMILNGSGFGILANHSLVMANYISRANAAVIDLRQLLNQG